The genomic DNA TCAAAAAGTAGGACCAACTATTGCAGATGATATTAAAGTATCAGCATTATGGTCTATAATGTTCTCATTACTTATAATTTTCTTATATATCCTATTGAGATTTAGAAAATGGCAATTTAGTTTAGGTGCTGTTGCAGCAGTATTCCACGATGTATTAATTGTCTTATCAATATTCTCTTTGTTTTATGGGGTATTACCATTCTCATTAGAGATTGATCAAGCGTTTATTGCAGCTCTTTTAACAATAATTGGTTATTCTCTTAATGATACTGTTGTTGTATTTGATAGAATTAGAGAACATATGAATATCTTTAAGAAAAAAGAATTCAATTCACTAGTGAATAATGCATTAAATAGTACATTAAGTAGAACAGTAAACACGTCGCTTACTACATTCTTTGTGTTATTAGTAATATTCTTGTTTGGAGGTGAGGTAATTCGAGGATTTATGTTTGCATTAATGGTAGGTGTAATTGTTGGGACTTATTCTTCATTATTTGTCGCTTCACCAATAATGGTCGATACGGTCAAAAAATCAGAAGAAGATAAAAAATAAAATTCTTTATTTCTTAAGATTAAAAGTGCCCCAAAATTTGGGGCATTTTTAATTTAATGCAATTACTTTTATTATTTAACTTTGCGTTGTTAAGAACACATATTATATGACTTCTATTTTATTATTTATAGGCGGACCAGAAATTGTAATTATTATGTTGGTGGTCGTTATGTTATTTGGCTCAAAAAAAATACCTGAAATTGCGCGAGGCTTGGGTAAGGGTATGAGAGAGTTGAAAGATGCATCTAACGATATAAAAAGGGAAATTCGTTCTAGTGCAACATCAGTTAAAGAGGAGATACAAAAGGTCGAAAAAGACTTAGAGAAATAATCCATAAAGCTAAAAAAAACTAACAAGAGCTCTTGTTAGTTTTTTTATTTACTTAAGTAAAATAATCTACTCGGCGCTTTTGACAGTTTTTATAATCCTAGCCGCAATTTTATAAGGATCGCCATTTGAAGCTGGTCTTCTATCTTCTAACCAACCTTTCCATCCATTTTCAACTACCATAATAGGAATTCTTATAGATGCACCTCTATCAGAAACACCATAGCTGAAATCATTGATTGATGCTGTTTCGTGTAAGCCAGTAAGCCTTTCGTCATTATAGGCACCGTAAACAGAGATATGCTCTTTAGTTACTGGTCTGAATGCTTCACAAATCTTTTCATACGTTTCTTTAGAACCACAAGTTCTTAGGGTTGTGTTTGAAAAGTTAGCATGCATACCTGAACCATTCCAATCGCCTTTAACTGGCTTTGGGTGGTATTCAATGTAATAGCCGTAGCTTTCGGTTAATCTGTCTAAAAGGTATCTTGCAATCCA from Flavobacteriales bacterium includes the following:
- the tatA gene encoding twin-arginine translocase TatA/TatE family subunit, yielding MTSILLFIGGPEIVIIMLVVVMLFGSKKIPEIARGLGKGMRELKDASNDIKREIRSSATSVKEEIQKVEKDLEK